The Actinomycetota bacterium genome segment TCGGGACCAACGGCGACACCGGCAACGCGCGGGGCACCCCGCACCTGCACTTCGAGCGTCACCCCGGCGGAGGCGGGGCGGTCAACCCGTACTCGTTCCTGCGCCGGATCTGCTGACCGGCCCGGTCGGTTGCGGCTCCCCGGCGGTCGGCGCGGGTGACGCGTCTCCTGGGTGGATCGCCGGTACCCTCCCGTCGCGCCGCGGACGACCGTCGCCCGCCCGAGCGCACCGGCTCCTCGATGACCTCACCTCCCAAGCCCCAGGCTCAGACCCTCCACCACGTCGTGGTCCGCTTCGCGGGCGACTCCGGCGACGGCATGCAGCTGACGGGCGACCGGTTCACCGTCCAGACCGCCGAGGTCGGGAACGACCTGGCGACGCTCCCGGACTACCCGGCGGAGATCCGTGCGCCAGCCGGGACCACTGCCGGAGTGTCGTCCTTCCAGCTGCAGTTCAGCGACGAGGACATCTTGACCCCCGGCGACGCCCCCGACGTCCTCGTCGCGATGAACGCCGCCGCCTTGAAGAAGCACCTGCGCGACCTGCCGCGCGGAGCGACCCTGATCGTCAACGCCGACGGCTTCGACCGCGGCAACCTCAAGAAGGCCGGGTACGTCACCAACCCGCTCGAGGACGGGTCCCTGGACCCGTACCGGGTGTACGAGGTGGCCCTGAACGAGCTCACCAGCCGCGCTCTGGAAGGCATGGTCGAGCAGAAACAGATCACCAGCAAGGACGCCAGCCGGGCGAAGAACATGTTCGCTCTGGGGCTGGTGTCGTGGATGTTCTCCCGGCCGATCGACTCGACCGTGTCGTGGCTGCAGGAGAAGTTCGCCAAAGCTCCCGCCATCGGCGCGGCCAACGTGGGAGCGCTCAAGGCCGGCTTCCACTTCGGCGAGACGACCGAGCTGTTCTCGCACCGCTACGAGGTGAAGCCGGCCAAGCTCCCACCGGGGCGCTACCGCAACATCAGCGGGAACCTGGCGTTGGCGTACGGCCTGATCGCCGCCAGCGTGCGATCGGGGTTGCCGCTGTTCTACGGCTCGTACCCGATCACCCCGGCGTCGGACATCCTGCACGAGCTGTCCCGTCACAAGCGGTTCGGTGTCCGCACGTTCCAGGCCGAGGACGAGATCGCCGCGGTCGGTGCCGCGCTCGGCGCGTCGTTCGGAGGTGCGCTGGGGGTCACGGCATCGTCGGGACCGGGCCTGGCGCTCAAGGCCGAGACGATGGGGCTGGCCGTCGCGGTCGAGTTGCCGCTGGTGGTCGTCGACGTCCAGCGCGGTGGCCCGTCCACCGGGCTGCCCACCAAGACCGAGCAGGCGGACCTGCTGCAGGTGATGTTCGGCCGCAACGGCGAAGCGCCCGTCCCGGTGGTCGCCGCCCGCTCGCCCGGTGACTGCTTCTCGGCGGCGCTGGAGGCGGCGCGTCTCGCCCTGCGCTACCGCACGCCCGTGGTGCTGCTCTCCGACGGGTACCTGGCCAACGGAACCGAACCGTGGCGGATCCCCGACGTCGACAACCTGCCGAGCCTGACGGCCGAGTTCGCGACCGAGCCCAACGCCGAGGACGGCACCTTCCAGCCGTTCCGGCGCGACCCACAGACGTTGGCCCGCCCGTGGGCGCTGCCGGGCACCCCCGGCCTCGAGCACCGCATCGGAGGCCTGGAGAAGGCGGACGTCACTGGGGATATCTCCTACGACCCCGACAACCACCACCGCATGACGATGCTGCGCCAGGCGAAGATCGACGGGATCGCTACGGACATCGGCGCACCCGAGGTCGACGGTGACGACCACGCTGCCCTCCTCGTGGTCGGCTGGGGATCCACATACGGGCCGATCCGGGCGGCGGTCCAGCGTGTGCGCCAGGCAGGCGGGAGCGTCGCGCACCTGCACCTGCGCCACCTCAACCCGTTCCCGGCGGGCCTCGGCGACGTCCTGGGGCGCTACGACCGGGTCCTGGTACCCGAGATGAACCTGGGACAGCTGCGCATGCTGCTGCGCAGCCGCTACCTGATCGAAGCCACCGGCTACAACCAGGTCCGTGGCCAGCCGTTCCGCGCCGCGGAGCTGCAGGAGGCCATCGAGGCGGTCCTCCACGGGCGCGACCCAGACCACCAGGAGGTGGCGGTATGACGCAGGGACGCACCCTGACGCGGAAGGACTTCACGTCGGACCAGGACGTTCGGTGGTGCCCAGGTTGTGGCGACTACGCCATCCTCGCTGCGGTCCAGGGCCTCCTGCCCGAGCTCGGCGCCGTCCCCGAGCGGACGGTGTTCGTCTCCGGGATCGGGTGCGCGGCCCGGTTCCCGTACTACATGAACACCTACGGGTTGCACTCGATCCACGGCCGCGCCCCCGCGATCGCCACGGGCCTGGCGGTGACCCGCCCCGACCTGGACGTGTGGATCGTCACCGGCGACGGCGACGCGCTCTCGATCGGTGGCAACCATCTGATCCACGCGCTGCGCCGGAACGTCAACCTCAACATCCTGCTGTTCAACAACGAGGTGTACGGGCTGACCAAGGGCCAGTACTCGCCGACCTCACGGGTCGGGCAGGTCACCAAGTCCTCGCCGATGGGGGCGATCGATCAGCCGTTCAACCCCATCAGCCTCGCCCTGGGGGCAGAGGCCACGTTCGTGGCCCGCACGCTCGACAACGACCGCGACCACCTGCAGCGCACCTTGCGGGCAGCGTACGAGCACCGCGGCACCGCGTTCATCGAGATCTTCCAGAACTGCATCGTCTTCAACGACGACGCGTTCCTCCCGGTCCGCGATCGGGCGACCGGCGGTCACAACCGGATCGAGCTCCTCCACGACCAGCCGATCGTGTTCGGCCCCGACGACGACCGCCGGGCGGTGGTGACCAAGGAGGGCGGCGGCGTGGAGATCGTCCCGCTGGATGAGGCAGGTGACCGCGTCGTGGTGCACGACGCGCACGCCGACGACCCGACGCGGGCGTTCGCCGTGTCGCGCCTGACCGACCGCGCCGGCCCGGCCCCCTTCGGGATCTTCCGCCAGGTCCAACGACCGCTGTACGAGGAGGTCCTCGACGCGCAGGTCCAGCAAGCGCAGGCTCACGGCACAGCGAACCTCTCAGGCCTGCTGTCCAGCGGCAACGTCTGGGACGTCCCCGGGGACTGACCGGATCGGGCCCGGCTGACTCCCACTCGGGAAGACGGTGAGTCACGGGCGGTGCAGGGTGTGGCACGTCTGGGCGTCACCCGCCACGGCGGGCCGGGTGGACGCGGTCGCAGCGCCGGCAGGTCGCCCGCACCGTGGTCGGCAGGATCTGTACGTCCAGTCGACCGCCGCATCCGGCGCAGTGGCGTGGCGGGTCCAACTGCAGGTGCTCCGCGCAGGGTTCATGTCCGCTCGC includes the following:
- a CDS encoding 2-oxoacid:acceptor oxidoreductase subunit alpha encodes the protein MTSPPKPQAQTLHHVVVRFAGDSGDGMQLTGDRFTVQTAEVGNDLATLPDYPAEIRAPAGTTAGVSSFQLQFSDEDILTPGDAPDVLVAMNAAALKKHLRDLPRGATLIVNADGFDRGNLKKAGYVTNPLEDGSLDPYRVYEVALNELTSRALEGMVEQKQITSKDASRAKNMFALGLVSWMFSRPIDSTVSWLQEKFAKAPAIGAANVGALKAGFHFGETTELFSHRYEVKPAKLPPGRYRNISGNLALAYGLIAASVRSGLPLFYGSYPITPASDILHELSRHKRFGVRTFQAEDEIAAVGAALGASFGGALGVTASSGPGLALKAETMGLAVAVELPLVVVDVQRGGPSTGLPTKTEQADLLQVMFGRNGEAPVPVVAARSPGDCFSAALEAARLALRYRTPVVLLSDGYLANGTEPWRIPDVDNLPSLTAEFATEPNAEDGTFQPFRRDPQTLARPWALPGTPGLEHRIGGLEKADVTGDISYDPDNHHRMTMLRQAKIDGIATDIGAPEVDGDDHAALLVVGWGSTYGPIRAAVQRVRQAGGSVAHLHLRHLNPFPAGLGDVLGRYDRVLVPEMNLGQLRMLLRSRYLIEATGYNQVRGQPFRAAELQEAIEAVLHGRDPDHQEVAV
- a CDS encoding 2-oxoacid:ferredoxin oxidoreductase subunit beta, which encodes MTQGRTLTRKDFTSDQDVRWCPGCGDYAILAAVQGLLPELGAVPERTVFVSGIGCAARFPYYMNTYGLHSIHGRAPAIATGLAVTRPDLDVWIVTGDGDALSIGGNHLIHALRRNVNLNILLFNNEVYGLTKGQYSPTSRVGQVTKSSPMGAIDQPFNPISLALGAEATFVARTLDNDRDHLQRTLRAAYEHRGTAFIEIFQNCIVFNDDAFLPVRDRATGGHNRIELLHDQPIVFGPDDDRRAVVTKEGGGVEIVPLDEAGDRVVVHDAHADDPTRAFAVSRLTDRAGPAPFGIFRQVQRPLYEEVLDAQVQQAQAHGTANLSGLLSSGNVWDVPGD